In a single window of the Saccharothrix australiensis genome:
- a CDS encoding MerR family transcriptional regulator — MHWSAGAVARMLGVSPVTLRTWDRRYGLGPSSREEGRHRRYSEADVARLRRMLELTGQGVTPASAAAAVLGGAPPERARAGGGPRALAVEPEEARGFARAASRLDQPLMSALVTRLVERDGVVRAWQDVLMPFLIALGERIAAQGSGVEVEHLATAAITGALRSGSPPVSGRLPALLACAPEEQHSLPLDVLGAALAERGCASRGLGARVPAGALLDAVTLLAPAVVVLWAHDPAYASLAPVADLLERGQPVLLGGPGWEPVPPGARWVASLPDAVEAVVKLNRF, encoded by the coding sequence GTGCACTGGAGTGCCGGGGCGGTCGCGCGGATGCTCGGCGTCTCACCGGTCACCCTGCGCACGTGGGACCGCCGGTACGGGCTCGGTCCGAGCAGCCGGGAAGAGGGCAGGCACCGGCGCTACAGCGAAGCGGACGTGGCTCGGCTGCGGCGGATGCTGGAGCTGACGGGCCAGGGCGTGACACCCGCGTCGGCCGCCGCCGCCGTCCTGGGCGGCGCGCCGCCGGAGCGGGCGCGGGCAGGCGGAGGTCCGCGGGCGCTGGCGGTGGAACCGGAGGAGGCGCGCGGGTTCGCCCGTGCCGCCTCCCGGCTGGACCAACCCCTGATGAGCGCGCTCGTGACGCGGTTGGTCGAGCGGGACGGCGTGGTGCGCGCGTGGCAGGACGTGCTGATGCCGTTCCTGATCGCCCTGGGCGAGCGGATCGCGGCCCAGGGGTCCGGGGTGGAGGTCGAACACCTCGCGACGGCGGCGATCACGGGCGCGCTGCGGTCGGGGTCGCCACCGGTGTCCGGGCGACTGCCCGCGCTGCTCGCCTGTGCGCCGGAGGAGCAGCACAGCCTGCCGCTCGACGTGCTGGGCGCGGCGCTCGCCGAACGCGGCTGCGCCTCGCGCGGCCTGGGCGCGCGGGTGCCGGCCGGTGCGCTGCTCGACGCGGTGACGCTGCTCGCACCCGCCGTGGTGGTGCTGTGGGCGCACGATCCGGCGTACGCGTCCCTCGCCCCGGTGGCTGACCTGCTGGAACGCGGTCAGCCGGTGCTGCTGGGCGGTCCCGGTTGGGAACCCGTGCCGCCCGGCGCGCGGTGGGTGGCGTCGTTGCCGGACGCGGTCGAGGCCGTGGTCAAGTTGAACCGTTTTTGA
- a CDS encoding hemerythrin domain-containing protein — translation MPDVVDLIMADHREVERLFDELKNHPEKRPLLVPVLSAVLTAHSRAEEDSVYPVARDEADEADEVAHSQEEHVEAEELLAKLIDTDPASPEFDRVLEELVEDVTHHVEEEEAKVLPGMRSRLADSRRQELGKAFAESRARHFGELPGQATRDELLAQARNAGLSGASGLSKEQLRQQLHSS, via the coding sequence ATGCCCGACGTCGTCGACCTGATCATGGCGGACCACCGCGAGGTGGAGCGGCTGTTCGACGAGTTGAAGAACCACCCGGAGAAGCGACCGCTGCTCGTCCCGGTGCTGTCCGCGGTGCTCACCGCGCACAGCCGCGCCGAGGAGGACTCCGTGTACCCGGTCGCGCGCGACGAGGCGGACGAGGCCGACGAGGTGGCGCACAGCCAGGAGGAGCACGTCGAGGCCGAGGAGCTGCTGGCGAAGCTGATCGACACCGACCCGGCGTCGCCCGAGTTCGACCGGGTGCTGGAGGAGCTGGTCGAGGACGTCACGCACCACGTGGAGGAAGAAGAGGCCAAGGTGCTGCCCGGCATGCGGTCGCGGCTCGCGGACAGCCGACGGCAGGAGCTGGGCAAGGCGTTCGCGGAGAGCCGGGCCCGGCACTTCGGTGAGCTGCCGGGCCAGGCGACGCGGGACGAGCTGCTGGCGCAGGCGCGCAACGCGGGGCTCTCCGGCGCGTCCGGGCTGAGCAAGGAGCAGTTGCGGCAGCAGCTCCACTCGTCCTGA